The genomic region AATAAGTAATTATCAAAATTACACCCTGTTTTGTATATTGTCATTCATGGATCTTACTGGAAGCTTCAGAGAACGCTAACAGGTCCGAGCTGGGTGTCTCATTCACTGACAGGGCATGCAAGGTAATTTACAAACAGTGAGGGCAGGGGTTTGTCCATTTTATCCAGTGTACTCTCAGCGCAGCTGTGGCCGCACTAGCATCCTGATCTAAAGGATCAGCTCTTAATTTGATCTAAGTGCTGAAAATGAACCACACTGCTTGAACACATACGCAAATGTTGCAATGTATGGTGGAAACACAACACTGTACAGGTTGAACTCAATTGTATTCAACTGTAATTTTTGTAATGTTTAGGATAAAATCCCGCAAGCGGGTCAGTTTTCATTATAACAGGACCCACAGCAGCAGGTGATTAAAAGCTCCTTTCTGTCTAAAGATGCAATGCAGTGTGATAAACCGCTGGAGTGCTTCTAGTGGACAGCCAGCAAATGGTTATTACCCTTCCCCTCAAATATATTTGCACTGTCAGTTTAGTGCTGAAAAGATAGCATTTCTGCAATGGGAAAGCTAGGATCCATAACTAACTTCAGTAGACCTAAATTACTTTACCAGCATACTATTAGGATATGCAGACCactaaaaatatgaataaaactgttaATTCTAGTAGGACAAAATCTAACTAGGCATGGTCCATGAATAATAACAGCCAAAATTTtagctttttctctttttgactGATGCAGAGGTCCAATGACATCACCCCATTTTAATTTGGTAAATACCGCAAAACTAATGCTATTTTAACCTAAATTTTAATTAACAAGCAAACAATCTGAAATAACAccagggaaaaacaaaaacaaaaaagtaataaagtatttgATCAACACAAGCAAGAGAAGGCTTGGATTGAGACCCGGGTGGCGACGTATGAATATTCGCAACTTCCCACACCTTGCATTGGACAAATAGTCCACATATTAttttagcttaaaaaaaacaaacaaaaaaaccaaacaaaaccctTTACTCTTTAAACACCAATaactaaaagaataaaataaatgtaagaaCAATAATACTGGTTGGTGCAGCACATTCTTGGCTGTTTAAAACATCAActtatttcagtttttagttCAAGTCAACTTTTGTTAACTAGCATTAGATTTTTGTTAACTTTATTAACCACAAGATTCGTGTTAGGTGTTTGTAGTTTTTACAGAGTTAAAATGAGGTGATGTCACTAGAATCTGTGAATCAGTTAAATGCCATGTTTGTCTATAACTAGGCTGTTGTAGTAGTATTAAGTTTTCTTCAGATTTAAAGAGTCTGTATATCCAAGTAAAGTCATTGTCTTCAAAATAACCCTAGCTGTGGGATGCAGCAAATTGCTAAAGCACCAAATTATGCTGGCCTACAGGAACAATGTTGTATTTCCAGCCCCTCcacccaccaatgccaaaaaccacacaaacaccAGATGAAATGATTTCGgtcagaaatgtatattaaaTTAATCACTTATTACTTTAACGAGCACAATGTACAGTCAAAGAACAGGCTATGGTCCATTAGTGCCTTAGACAAGCAAATTAATACATTAGTCACTCGTGACACACAGGGGCGAGAGtcgataaaaaacaaaaaaaaaaaaaccaaacaaaaaaaaaaaaaaaaccaaacacgaTGCTTCAGGTCATCTTTAACATGAGTGAACATGTAGCTGTAGAGGAGACTGTGCAGGAAGTCCCCCGACTTCAGAGGCATGAAAGGTCTGTCATGTTATTTAGCATTTGCACTGCCCCAGAGAGGTCTGTGTACAACTAGCATCACTCACTTTAAAGATACAGACATGTACATCCATATCTGACACATACAAATCATTTGTGTTTGAGCATgtttcaaaaggaaaaaaaaaaaaaaaaaaaaaaaaaaaaaaaaaaaaaaaaaaagagagaaaacccccCCTTCCTTTGTTGGTTTTCAGAGCCAGCAAAGGAGCTAGTGAACAAGGTCCAATCCCCTCGACAAGTGTCACAGTATTTTTCCTTTAACCCACATAAGATTTTGTGCCTTTTAAACCAGATTAACCTCTGAGAGAAAGGAGTGCACTGAATACAGTGTCACTGTATCCAAGCTACAGCTCAGCACAGAGGGAATCTCCTACAGTAATTCCATCACGGCTTTCGAGTAAAAGGAAACCACTGAGGTCACAAATAGAAATCACAGCACACGTAATCCAtgtatcatttaaaaaacaaaaaacaaacaaaacaaaaaacccaataaCTTATCAcgaaaacactgttaaatgggCCATTGCAATAATACCTGGGCAATAAACACACAAGGATGGAGCTTTAAATTTGCCCAAGTTATATCTGAAtccaataaatattaaaaacaaaaacaagatgcaTTGAGTGAACTGCAATACAGAAAAATACATAATTGTCATTATTTCATTTAAGCAGCGCCAAGTGAGGAGTCCGAGGTGCAGAGTCCTCACGTGGCAGTGATTCTTTTAAACACTTCAAAAATCGTCTACAGACCAAATGTACTGTTCTCAGACACAGGAGCTACACAACTATTGATAGGTAATCAATACAAAGCATGTGATTCAATGGATCTAAAtcaattgtacattttgtaaactgAATTTTAATTAGGAAACAAACCACCCCAAACACATGGGGGGgtaggggtggggggggggggggggggggggggggggtcccatcTCCAAAGAGTCATCCATTTTGTTGCATAATGTCATAAAAGCTTGGGCAAGAGTTCTTTTAGCAAACAGATTAAAGTCGCAAAGAGTCAAAACTAGGATCATCTTCCAGGAAAAAATTTGAACTGAGGTATCAAACAACCAACCGTGTGTCATTGCTGGAGGTACAAAAGTGAAATTCTGGAAGAAATTACAGGACACTGCTGTTTTCCAAAGCGGCTGGAATGTTGACCACATTTAACCCCTCATCCCAAACACCACGCTGACCTCTCCTCTCACACAGTGAAAGCAGAGGTAAGGCAGATCTGTGCAATAAAATATGGGACAGAGGGCAAGGGTACTTAGGGACTGTACGGGAGAAACGAGAAGTTCTTCATGGCGCCACCCAGTGTCACGCCGGCCTCCTGCATTTCGTACCTGAGGACAACAGTGTGACGATCAGTTCTCTTAATGTCTCGTATCCTTGCTACATTTTCATGAGTGGCAGACACCAACGTACTCACCAGTCAGAGGTGGAGACGGTGTAGTAGACGGGCAGTGGGGGGGCAGTGGAGAGGCAGCTTAGGTCCTCTAGGCCGCACACCCCCATGTTGGAGAACAGAAGCCAGTCTCCCACACTGAGCTCTGGTAGCAGGCAGCGCTCCACCACCTGGTCCAAGGGGTCCAGTGAGGGCCCCCATAGGCTGCTGGCATACATTGCCTCCTCAGCACACAACGCACGCTGGGGGGGGGCAAACAAAACCCATCAAAACAggcaaaaaacagacaacagtAACCATGTGCGTGAATTTTACCCTGGACCGCTGTAATTATTAATCAGTTAGATACAGCCTTAGTTCCTTTACCTAATGGTTTTAGTTTCACAGCTCTCATGAGTTGCTCAAAGCCCAGAAGGGGAAATGTTTTAACCCTAAACGTATCAGGTTGCTTTGGATTATCTAGGATTTTGTTCTCCAGGACAATAGAAATGTAAAGTGGAGCGTAAACCTGAGGAAGAGGCCAGCTGAGGCTGATCATTACCAAGAGCAATTAGCACTCAAGGAGGGAACActtatggaagaaaaaaaaaaaaaaataataataaaaataaaagtatagtTAATACACCGTCTGCTGTTTAAAGCACTACAACGTGCAGTATTAGCACAGACTCATGCGTTTTCcatgtttgtttctctgtttggaCAGTGTTAGCTATTATTTAGTCATTGGGAACGCTCAAGGGGCCACAATGCAACATGGTCTTGATCAGTGTAATCCACTGCTTCTGTACACTAACACAATAGCTCTTCATATATCATCTGATGTGAGATCAGACGGATAAACAGTTATTGGTTTAGTCTGGAAAAACAATAACTAATGTGGGGTCTTATTACGGTTCAATCATTAACAATCTAAAACAAGACTTCTTCCTCAAGTTCTCAAAAATAAATTGACATCTTCTTAGAGCTGCTATCACATGATCTATTCAGTCATGAATTGAGTTTAGTCTCCTCTACTAACCTTGTGTACTGACGGGGCAGGGATGGAGTTTCCCAGCAGCTTGCGGCCAAATGGACCATAAACACCCTCATTCATGTAGTACAGGAACTCAGTATCCTCATTGTTCTCACCTGAGTGAATACATTAGATAACCATTTTAGAAATCTAAAACAAGAGTTACTTCAACTAGTTTGGTTCTGATTgtgtgaaaaattaaataatcaCAACCTCAGAGAGTAAAGTAACTCACCTTGAGCTAGGCTGTCCCAGTGGCGAGTCACCACCTTCTTGCCAATCACGTTGACAGCCAGGCTGAAGGCAGAGGCCACGTAGAAGCTGCCCGACTGGGCCAAGACCTGCACACCAGAAAGCTGGGGGAAGTAGGCATCCAGCAGAGGCCTGACTGCAGTTTCAACCTGCATACAGTGAACAGACAGATCAGATATtttcagattaaaaaacaaaaagacaaaaacaaaggacTGCTGGATCATAGgaataaatgcttttggagCTGAAACCTGTAACTTCATGCTTCTTGCTAATAAAGCAGTTAAAAAGAAGATTGAAGCATTTCTAAATGAGTCACTTCAGTTCACTACTTGCCTGTTTCAGCTGAAACTCCGAGCCAGTAAATCCACCACCAATGTCAAGGATGTTCATGTTAAACCCCACTTCCACCTGAGTAGATACAGATACAGACAGTTGTCATATCAGATAAAGTCATTTCAAGACAGAATaccaggggggggggggggggatatagTTAATATATGTCTACTACTAGAGTTATGATTTCATAATTAAGACAGCACTCACCCCCATGTCAAACACACAGCGGGCATCTGACAGTGCATGGGTGTAGGCCTGTTGCAGGTCCTGGCAGGAGCTGGGGATGTGGAAGGTTACCCCCACCACCTCGACTCCCAGCTCcttggctgcttccagcaggtgCCGGCAGCTCTTGAGAGAGGAGCCGAAGGCCATGCTGGTCTCAGCCGCGTGGGCCTCTGTGGTCAACTGCAGCAGCAACCTggaaggggtggggtggggggtcagATGCATTTTAAATTAGACCAAGGATCTTCTTTTAGACTTTGCGTTTATTAAAAAAGTTAGCTCATTTACTTTGCATTAGGGTGCAGACGGGCAATCTTGGACAACTCTGCctcattttcacacacaagATGCTGGATGTTGTTCTTGGCAGCATACTTGATGTGTGCCAGTTGCTTGAACACACTTGAGAGGATGATGCTTTCCGGTGGTACACCATGATCCAGCACCAGGCTCATTTCAGCCTGCAGGTAACAGGatgcacaaaaaaataaatacaataaaaaataaaaccacacaCTCATTAAAACAATCAAAAGCAGTACTAAATGCGTTGCATAAGTTGAAAGGATAACAGTCATCAGCTGACTACCAATCAATGATGCTTGTAATGTAATTGcccttaaaaaaatgaagtgctTACATAAGAGGATGAAGCACTTTGCAGCTTAAAATAATTACTGACCGAGTCAAAACTACATGAAAAAGCTTACCTTGTTGGCGCAAATGAAGCCCAGGCCCAAGGATGCCAGCAACTCAATGACCGCAGGGCTGCTGTTGCACTTGACTGGGTAGTAGGGCTGCACATGTGGCACCAGGCTCTGCCAGCACAAATGCTGTCGCATCAGTGCACCGAGATCACCCACCACAAAAGCACTTTTCTCCACCTGAGAAATCAGAAAGAAGGTAGGGTGCAGGTAGACAAATTTATCAAACAACATGTATAAATACAAATCCCATCAGATTAAGTAATTCACTGATGTAAAATAGAATTCAGGGATATCCTCAagagtagggctgtgcgatatgaccaaaatctcatatcccgatattaagacatctatcgtccgatgacgatataaatcacaaaaatgtagcattttctgtaaattctgtgaatgtcgggcagctcgacttgcgtcaagtgtttccagctgggcgtcgcgtacctggagtcgagtgttttaactgatgcatgaaacgatacatttttagacataagttgtaatggccgccgttttctttgcgagtatttattacagagcgtgctgcggggaaaagcctgttctaacgtttgagtctaaggtttattttttagcacctggcggctcttttttgcttctcatccgtaaatactctgcatctttcacgtgattcagtttattttgataagtctcaacaggatcttgagctttattgtgaaaggtttatgtggaaaataaaccaGCGGACACGaggtggttttaccgtcgttgttcctaacgacaacgcataaaaacaagcgcttgtccgtctgtagttgtggttatattaaatgtaagagaaagagagaactttaggaAATTAagatagccactacagtgaccatcaaaataatgaaaaaatattgccgtaaacagtttattttgcgacaccacgaaacaaacgatagcgtaaaatgaaacgatagacgtttttatatcgtcatccgatatatattgttatatcgaacagccctactcaAGAGAGTGTTATAGAAGCTGAACTGACCAGAGCCTGTTCACAGATGTGTCCATCAATGACATCTTCCAGAGTCACTCCTCCCTCCAGGAGTTCAATGATGTAGCTGGGTTGGTCAGCGAGTCCTTTCATCTCAACCGTATTCCGTTAATCCGACAATCATAAAGAGCAGATAAACAAGTCAGGGGGTCACGACTGAGCCAATGGGTCCTGCCGGTATGCAACaaactggagagaagaggaaaaaaacaaagaagaagaaaggaataTATGACTatagcctttaaaaaaaacaaacaaacaaacaaacaaacaaacaaaacagctttGTGTGCAGAATTTagtccttcacacacacacacacgatgtaCTCTTATCTATGGTTTATGACCCCTATTTGTGTCTACTTGTTATACTTCAGTCCTTCTCGTGCACAGAGAAAACTTTGTATATTAGTATGTTAAGTAAAATATTTAAGTTCAGACTCctgcagcaacaacacacacacacacacacacacacacacacacacacaccttcactATAAAAAGGCATGCATCTTTGTGTATAAGACACACACAGCTACTCACATGGACAAGTCAGGAGATGGACCTGTCCCTCTATCAGCTAGGATCCCAAGGTGGCTCAGCGTTGAAGTCAAAGTGCTCCCGGTAAAGAGCCGCCCCTAGGCCCTCTGGGTAGCGTTCATACACCTGTGCAGAGACAGGGGAGCCCTGAAGTACAAGCACACTCAGTATTAGATATAGAGCCAGAGGAAAGACACTTTCAGGAAACATGTAGCACAGCGTTCTTAAGGAGGCTCAACAATCCTGATTGTTGCTTTTGATGTTTAGGTCTTATCTATTGAACATTTGTCATGGGTCAAAACCTGAATGACACAACACCCTTATCGGTTCAGTTATACCCGACTTAATGCCTGTAATTGAACTACTACCCCTGTCGTTAGTGTTTTTATGGCTGCTGGTACTCCTTACGCGATAGCTGTCCAAATAAAACACGCGCATGCGCTGTAGTACTCACAACAGTGTCACAACTTGACAAATTGAGTATTATTTCAATGCGCAGACAAAGCATAACCCCTAACTAGAGCAAACAGATGTAATACGTTACATTTGACTAGTTAAAAGAAATTTGTATTGCTCAAAGGAAACGCCATTGTGACAAAATACACTGCTGAAAGGTTCATGGAAACGACAGAACCGCTAACTGACGACGGAAGGAGCTTACGTTAGAGCTGGGTGTCCTTAAAATTTCAATAACAAGCCGCTAAATGACACAATAAACGAATAAAAGCTACATAGTGGTGCCGTGACTGCGTCACAATTTCTTAATACATTGAGCTGAACACGAAAACACCCGGAAAACACATATTTCAATGGGTGGCTCGGTCATGTGCAGCAAGAAGGCAGAAAGACGAGCCCGCCATGTTACGTCCGCCCGCTGAACCCAAAGAACTCAATCGAAGTACTTCGCTGTACTTACGTGAGATAACGGCCAGAAGGTTTTGGAAAATCGTCTTCTCTTTTTCGGCGGAATTTTTAAAGAGTAGTGGGCACAATGATATAAGAAAGAAAGACGGCTGTTTTTGCCATATGGTTAGGCGAAGAACGCGCGTCGCTCGAGTAGTGTCTTCTCTGCCTGAGAGTGGGGTGGAGATAGACTGGAAAGGAGGCTGGGGAAGAGGAAAAGGTAATCAACGGCTCATGGGCGTGGCTTGAACGTTCAGTTTGACCAATTAACGCTCTGCATTCGTGAGCGCATACCAAATACGCATTTCCGAAAATTATACAGGCTGCAGTACATCTGTGATGTTTTTTCAGGTTACATAACCATAAACTTTCCAAAGAGGGCCACCCAGTAAATGAGCTCAAGAATACAACTGCTCCGTTTGTCAGGGAACAGCTCACACGCACTTCTGTGGTTGCTACAGAGCTATAGCcgctatattttatatttaggaAAATATGTATAGGAAAATACTATGTATAGGGCATAAACGCTATGTAAAATCATAAACAGAATGTGAAAACAATATTTTCTAGAAAGtagtaattgtttttttaaatgtcacatttgTCAAAAGATATCAGCTATCAGCATCTGTCTAATTTCCAGAGTTAAATAGTATTGCTCAGGCGTGGCTGAAACTTTGCACCTGCTTTGTGTTTAGCTCAGCAGTTCGCTGTGAATTAACAACGAACACAACAGATTAAAATAACATATTTTCTTGATTTCTGTTGAATGCAGTATTTAAACGCTCTGTGACTGTGCCAGTAAGGGTCTGCTGTCTGCATCAAACTTgtgagaaaaaggaagaaaataccTGAACATTACCACAGCAAGTTTTTACCACATtagtgggggggaaaaaaacacagatcAGATGAAAATAGCTATCTGTGCAGAGTGTATGCTCTTATATCTGTGGTTTTCATTTACTGATTATCTTCCAGTATTCTGTTTAGCCAAAGAGAAAACTTCTGGTATTATTAGCATTACGACTAAACACAaatgcactgtaaaatgtaagcAATCGTCTTTGCATATAAAAATCACATGGACAAGGCAGGAGATGTCCGACTATTAGTTATAGAATTCCAAAGTGGAATTATTTATAAACATATTATTGCAAATACAAATTATACTTATATTATAAATTTCCaaagtacattaaaaaacaatatgcAATAAGTATGCCGTCACTGTGGATTCTTTGCACCTGTTGGCAAATACCTTCAGATTATTTGCTATCTTTATGAAAGTCAATGGTGACGAAACAAAGCACATTAAATTTACAGTAGTATAATAGTATAATAGTGTGCTTTGGATTTCTGTTAATTGCAGCATTTCTGCCTGTAACCAACTTCAATTTGTTTGATCTTTTTCTTTCGTGTAGTGGTTTAAATACTTATctgtaaagaaaagaaactaacaGGCTGAATGGTGAACCACAGCTGAATAATATATTATCAAGTCCAAGTTATGTTTAGTcagtttttttcagtattttgtattattttgtattaattGTTGTCTGTTGTGGCTGTATTGACAGTGTGCATGTACAGATGGATGAATCCCCACTTCAGAATAAATCTAACTATGGGCTACCTGAAGCTGAACGTGAACCTGAGGCCAAACATTAGAGAATGTATGCATGGGAATAAGGCCCGCACTTGTTAAACTTGATTAAAAGGGTATCTAATTAAGTAATACCCACTCAACCTGCCCTGTCTTTAGGTAGCCACCTGAGTCTTTTCCTAAAGCTTTGCTTGGTGACTCACACTTTTATGACACTGAGAAcacaaaacatgcaaacaaaacATGCTCCCCGTTTCAGTTGTACACGTTTTGGTATTGGTGCTTTTGTCACGTGAAATAAGATGTGAGAGTTTTTCA from Pelmatolapia mariae isolate MD_Pm_ZW linkage group LG22, Pm_UMD_F_2, whole genome shotgun sequence harbors:
- the azin1b gene encoding antizyme inhibitor 1b, coding for MKGLADQPSYIIELLEGGVTLEDVIDGHICEQALVEKSAFVVGDLGALMRQHLCWQSLVPHVQPYYPVKCNSSPAVIELLASLGLGFICANKAEMSLVLDHGVPPESIILSSVFKQLAHIKYAAKNNIQHLVCENEAELSKIARLHPNAKLLLQLTTEAHAAETSMAFGSSLKSCRHLLEAAKELGVEVVGVTFHIPSSCQDLQQAYTHALSDARCVFDMGVEVGFNMNILDIGGGFTGSEFQLKQVETAVRPLLDAYFPQLSGVQVLAQSGSFYVASAFSLAVNVIGKKVVTRHWDSLAQGENNEDTEFLYYMNEGVYGPFGRKLLGNSIPAPSVHKRALCAEEAMYASSLWGPSLDPLDQVVERCLLPELSVGDWLLFSNMGVCGLEDLSCLSTAPPLPVYYTVSTSDWYEMQEAGVTLGGAMKNFSFLPYSP